One stretch of Streptomyces sp. NBC_00443 DNA includes these proteins:
- a CDS encoding nitroreductase family deazaflavin-dependent oxidoreductase — MIGVRLVQKVSSTRGFAKVAPHLIPALDRAVHRLTRGKVLLSAQMLPGVILTSTGARSGLPRRTPLACMPEDGGRTWILIGSNFGRPGHPAWTANLLAHPDAEVSWKGTDIPVTARLLEGEERAATWKTVLRFWPPYATYQTRVEREIRLFRIVRKDEEPGRP; from the coding sequence GTGATCGGCGTGCGGCTCGTGCAGAAGGTGTCGTCGACCCGGGGCTTCGCCAAGGTCGCCCCTCATCTGATCCCCGCGCTCGACCGTGCCGTCCACCGGCTCACCCGCGGGAAGGTGCTGCTCAGCGCCCAGATGCTGCCCGGCGTGATCCTGACCTCGACGGGCGCCCGCAGCGGGCTGCCGCGCCGCACGCCGCTCGCGTGCATGCCTGAGGACGGCGGCCGTACCTGGATCCTCATCGGCTCCAACTTCGGCCGCCCCGGCCACCCGGCCTGGACCGCCAACCTGCTGGCCCACCCGGACGCCGAGGTGAGCTGGAAGGGCACCGACATCCCCGTCACGGCCCGCCTGCTGGAGGGCGAGGAGCGGGCGGCCACCTGGAAGACGGTGCTCCGGTTCTGGCCGCCGTACGCGACGTATCAGACGCGGGTGGAGCGGGAGATCCGGCTCTTCAGGATCGTCCGCAAGGACGAGGAACCCGGGCGGCCGTGA
- a CDS encoding LysE family translocator: MDSGLLLSFLAIDLLLVCVPGADWAYAISAGLRERSPVMAVTGLVTGYALHTVLAVAGLAVLVAGEPGLLTALTAAGAAYLVWLGWSVLRRPGTPETSEEAVAPSSPARAFLRGATISGLNPKGLLLYLSVLPQFLVTKGDHLPVPAQTAVLGLLHMACCAAVYLTVGLAARAVLGARPAAARAVTRTSGAAMLGIGAFLLVQRLATL; the protein is encoded by the coding sequence ATGGACTCCGGACTGCTCCTTTCCTTCCTCGCCATCGACCTGCTGCTCGTCTGCGTACCGGGCGCCGACTGGGCGTACGCGATCTCCGCCGGGCTGCGCGAGCGCTCACCGGTGATGGCGGTGACGGGTCTGGTCACCGGGTACGCGCTGCACACGGTCCTCGCGGTGGCCGGCCTCGCGGTGCTGGTGGCGGGCGAGCCGGGTCTGCTGACCGCGCTGACGGCAGCCGGCGCCGCGTACCTGGTCTGGCTGGGCTGGAGCGTGCTGCGCCGCCCGGGCACGCCGGAGACCTCAGAGGAGGCCGTGGCCCCGAGCAGCCCGGCCCGCGCCTTCCTGCGCGGCGCCACGATCAGCGGCCTGAACCCCAAGGGCCTGCTGCTCTACCTCTCGGTCCTGCCCCAGTTCCTGGTGACCAAGGGCGACCACCTGCCGGTCCCCGCCCAGACCGCCGTACTCGGGCTGCTCCACATGGCGTGCTGCGCCGCCGTCTACCTGACCGTGGGCCTGGCCGCCCGCGCGGTCCTCGGCGCCCGGCCGGCCGCGGCACGAGCGGTCACCCGCACGTCCGGGGCGGCGATGCTCGGCATCGGGGCCTTCCTGCTGGTACAGCGCCTGGCGACGCTGTAG